In the Trichocoleus desertorum ATA4-8-CV12 genome, TGAGTAAAGCTGCTACTTGAATCAGATCAGTTGAATAAAGATTTAACTAGAACAAGTTAAATTTGTAACTTTAGATGCACCCCGAAAAATAAGTATTATTCCTGAGACGATTCGTGTAGATATTTTCTCTATCCTATTACTACCACGCTCTTTTTATCAGCCTTCCTTTTTTCATAAACTTTGACAATCTTTCCTAAGGGGTAAAGTGGTTACTCCGAGTTTACTTAATACGTAGCGTGGGCTTTAGCTACCAGCTTCTGCTTGATGATTTTTACTCTAGCGACTGGCGATCGCCCCATCCTTGAAACTTCAAAAGTGGGCAACTAGGCCAAAAAACTTCCAGCAACTCAACATTGATGTGTTAATTAATGGGTCGCTTGAAGGAGCGTTTTGACACCAGCAAGAAGTTGGTTGATGCGTTCTTTGGGGATTGGAACTGAAACTTTAGCTACTTTGTTGGGTTAGAACCGTTAATAGAGGGAGCGATCGATATGTGACAATCGACAAATTGTCTGAGTAGGTCGCCTGAGGCTTCGTTTTATCCCGATGCACCTCTACGACCTGTGCAATTACTGATACTGTGCAATTGCCGATCGTGAGATATTCAGCTCAATTCATAAACGATTCCGATAAAATGACTGGGATCACGCTCTTCAATCTGAGGAGTGAATGAGGCGCATGGATTTAAACCAACTAAACAGTGCTTTTACGCTGTTTCTGAGTTTGTTAGTTGAGGCATTCCCCTTCCTGATTTTGGGGGTGGTGTTCTCTGGCCTGTTGTTGTTCTTTGTGGATGAGCGCAAGCTGATCAAGCTCATGCCTAAGCATCCTTTGTTGGGAGCTTTTGCAGGGAGTTGCGTTGGGTTTTTGTTTCCCGTGTGCGAATGCGGCAATGTCCCGGTAGCTCGACGGCTGCTAATGCAGGGGGCTCCCGCTCCTGTGGCGATCGGATTTTTGCTGGCAGCTCCGACCATTAATCCCATTGTGTTTTGGTCAACCTGGGTGGCTTTTCGTGACCAACCCGAAATTGTGTTTCTGCGGGTGGGATTGTCTTTAGTCATCGCCACCATTATTGGCTGGGTCTTTAGTGCTCAAGCAGACTTGAGGCCATTGCTACAACCTACAGTAGCCAGAGCGATACCAACTAGGAGCGAGGAGAGAGGAAGTAGGGGGCAGGCTGAAGTCTCGCCTTTACTACAATCTGGAACCTTTCTGCTAGGCCAAACGGGACAACCCCTGCGCATGGACACGACTGAACTTCAGGCATCAATGGTTGCTGCTGCCACTTTCAACAAACCTTTGCCCGATCGCTTGTATTTGCTACTGGAAAACACGGTGCAAGAACTGCGGGAATTGGGTGGTGTGCTCATTCTAGGGAGTGCGATCGCCGCTCTGATTCAAGCCTTTGTACCCAGAGAACTGATTTTGGGTTTGGGCCAAGGTCCGATCACTTCGATTTTGGCGATGATGCTGCTGGCAGCGCTCGTGTCAATTTGCTCGACCGTCGATGCATTTTTTGCTCTCTCGTTTGCCTCTGTCTTTACCAGTGGCTCTTTATTGGCTTTTCTGGTCTTTGGGCCCATGATTGACCTGAAAGGGGTCGGCTTAATGCTGTCCATTTTTAAGACCAGAGCAGTGATTTATCTCTTTGCTTTGGCAGCCCAGTTAACCTTTTTGTCTACCCTCTTCCTGAACCTACATGTCAGCTGAGTCTTCTTCTGCCCGCCGTCGCCGCAGAAGTGAGCGATGGGCTATTTCCTGGTTGCCCTGGTTGGATGTAATTGCCATTACCGCTTGGGGCGTTTTACTGCTGAAGTACTGGATTACTGGCAGGCTTAATCTGCTGATTCACCCTAACTACACTTGGCTCGCGATCGCAGGTGGGGTGAGTTTACTGTTAATTGGTGGCAGCAAAGCCCTGACGCTATTACCGCAGTTGTTTCCGCGTCGTAATGGGGCTGTTCCAGCCCAGAGTGTGCAGCATCTCTCGCTCTTTCCACCGGGATGGAGTAGTACCTTGCTGCTGGTGACTGCGATTTTGGGATTTCTGATCATCCCCCGCGCTTTCGTCAGTCAGACCGCACTGCAACGGGGGGTTACAGATACTCTCACCATGACTAGGGCTCATCCCCAGGCCTTCCGGACTTCCATTGACTCAGCATCGCGATCGCTAATTGAGTGGGTGCGGACGCTCAATGTCTATCCCGAACCGGATGCTTACACGGGCCAAAAGGTCAAAGTTCAAGGCTTTGTCATTCATGCGCCGGATCTGCCAGAACAATATTTTCTGTTGTCCCGCTTTGTGATTACCTGCTGTGCTGCCGATGCTTATCCAGTCGGTTTGCCTGTCAAGTTGAAAGAAAGCCGCAAGGATTATCCACCGGATACGTGGCTAGAAATCGAAGGGCAGATGATCACAGCGGAGCTAGCTGGAAAACGCCAACTAACGATCCAACCGA is a window encoding:
- a CDS encoding permease: MDLNQLNSAFTLFLSLLVEAFPFLILGVVFSGLLLFFVDERKLIKLMPKHPLLGAFAGSCVGFLFPVCECGNVPVARRLLMQGAPAPVAIGFLLAAPTINPIVFWSTWVAFRDQPEIVFLRVGLSLVIATIIGWVFSAQADLRPLLQPTVARAIPTRSEERGSRGQAEVSPLLQSGTFLLGQTGQPLRMDTTELQASMVAAATFNKPLPDRLYLLLENTVQELRELGGVLILGSAIAALIQAFVPRELILGLGQGPITSILAMMLLAALVSICSTVDAFFALSFASVFTSGSLLAFLVFGPMIDLKGVGLMLSIFKTRAVIYLFALAAQLTFLSTLFLNLHVS
- a CDS encoding TIGR03943 family protein, whose product is MSAESSSARRRRRSERWAISWLPWLDVIAITAWGVLLLKYWITGRLNLLIHPNYTWLAIAGGVSLLLIGGSKALTLLPQLFPRRNGAVPAQSVQHLSLFPPGWSSTLLLVTAILGFLIIPRAFVSQTALQRGVTDTLTMTRAHPQAFRTSIDSASRSLIEWVRTLNVYPEPDAYTGQKVKVQGFVIHAPDLPEQYFLLSRFVITCCAADAYPVGLPVKLKESRKDYPPDTWLEIEGQMITAELAGKRQLTIQPRSIKQIPEPKNPYDY